In Maridesulfovibrio sp., a single genomic region encodes these proteins:
- a CDS encoding relaxase/mobilization nuclease domain-containing protein, with the protein MYMKVFAHGQGNGAQAVGYVIDPKRKGREESPPEVLRGDPEMVQQVIGSTDRKWKYTSGVLSWAPEDKVSPEVERKVMDDFEKTAFAGMESDQYSILWVRHSHAGHHELHFIIPRTELHQDKAMNPCPPGWQKQYDVWRDLWNERMEWARPDDPNRARVSQPGKVIQFSNKSRAELKDQITSHLAEGIAKGIYQERNDLIQALESAGFAIPRKGKNYITLESPQDGQRIRMKGGIYAASWRAEQQIEGTGGRPIQGAGASRTERISRLERELEEVRSVRAEYHIQRYGGPPSGTQEKAIQDLGPLLEAKHFGELRVRTVVGNNICLHDRILRLENQRKASGANKHQRANSNPEEERKQIYEMGHQRLPERQPEISGLPQRDKVGNSQNKQRPASRFTNEVDHERVKSELIGDTKPLKRGAKAKAERSRPQDNRTRAKDFRAGTGGPRLPGFAERIGRCFERVGEGVSKYIKINKRKTISKQNSVRVISRM; encoded by the coding sequence ATGTATATGAAGGTATTCGCTCATGGTCAGGGTAATGGTGCTCAGGCCGTGGGGTACGTGATTGACCCGAAACGGAAAGGTCGTGAGGAGTCCCCGCCGGAAGTCCTGCGTGGTGATCCGGAAATGGTCCAACAGGTAATAGGCTCAACAGATCGAAAATGGAAGTACACATCCGGTGTGCTGTCTTGGGCTCCTGAAGACAAAGTCAGCCCTGAAGTTGAGCGCAAGGTCATGGATGACTTTGAAAAGACAGCTTTTGCAGGAATGGAGTCGGATCAATATTCCATCCTTTGGGTTCGGCATAGCCATGCCGGACATCATGAATTGCATTTCATCATTCCGCGCACTGAGCTTCACCAAGACAAGGCCATGAATCCATGCCCGCCGGGATGGCAGAAGCAATATGATGTCTGGCGGGATCTTTGGAATGAGCGAATGGAGTGGGCAAGACCGGATGACCCGAACCGGGCGCGAGTATCTCAGCCCGGAAAGGTAATCCAGTTTAGTAACAAGAGTCGGGCTGAACTTAAGGATCAGATTACAAGTCATCTGGCCGAAGGTATTGCTAAAGGCATTTATCAAGAAAGGAATGATCTGATTCAAGCTCTAGAGTCCGCAGGTTTTGCCATTCCGCGCAAAGGTAAAAATTACATCACGCTGGAGTCACCACAGGACGGCCAACGCATAAGGATGAAGGGAGGGATATATGCAGCATCTTGGCGAGCTGAGCAACAAATTGAAGGAACAGGTGGACGCCCAATCCAAGGAGCTGGAGCAAGCCGTACAGAGCGTATTTCAAGACTTGAGCGAGAGCTTGAGGAAGTGCGCAGCGTCCGAGCTGAATATCATATCCAAAGATATGGAGGACCGCCTTCAGGAACTCAAGAAAAAGCAATCCAAGATCTCGGCCCACTACTGGAGGCAAAGCATTTTGGTGAACTTCGTGTCCGCACTGTTGTTGGTAACAATATCTGTCTGCATGACCGAATTCTACGGCTGGAGAATCAAAGAAAAGCATCAGGAGCTAACAAGCATCAACGCGCAAATAGCAATCCAGAAGAAGAAAGAAAGCAAATTTACGAAATGGGGCATCAACGCCTACCAGAACGACAGCCAGAAATATCTGGTCTTCCCCAAAGGGATAAAGTTGGAAATAGCCAAAACAAACAGCGGCCAGCCAGCCGTTTTACTAACGAGGTAGATCATGAACGAGTTAAGTCGGAGCTTATCGGAGACACTAAGCCGCTTAAGCGAGGAGCAAAGGCAAAAGCTGAAAGATCAAGACCGCAAGATAACCGCACAAGGGCAAAGGATTTCCGAGCTGGAACAGGAGGTCCAAGGTTGCCGGGATTTGCTGAGCGGATTGGAAGGTGTTTTGAGCGAGTTGGAGAAGGTGTGTCTAAATACATTAAAATAAATAAGCGAAAAACAATAAGCAAACAAAACTCTGTAAGAGTTATCAGCAGGATGTGA
- a CDS encoding bifunctional DNA primase/polymerase — MLLIDINGLDVSKAVLEYATLGIPVFPCTGKRPCVSGGFKSAITDPNQITQWWQQFPQANIGSPTGANSFVLDIDPPHGEESLALLESQNSPLPETLTQRTGSGGRHLFFIQPADIEIRNSASKIGKGLDIRGTGGYIILPPSVHASGDSYQWITECSPAEAPAWLVELILNGSASNSQTNQTAYVQSLLKAETGTRNDSLNKAAFQVGRDIASGKANGGNVEAIAKAALQTGLGPKEVQRTLQSGVQAGKKVVEESNPYSGLTTSAWPIPDKAAFYGFAGEFAEFAVEKSEADPIAVLATFLCRFGVEVGQSPHMFAGEKQYSRINAVLVGQSSKARKGTSSIPIRELFAFNEKEWIPAQTSQGPLSSGEGLIHAIRDPELKYHVDKSTGVGEQITIDPGVEDKRLFILDQEFAGALACTKREGNTLSTIVRTLFDGGTIEPLTKTSKLVATDPHVAITTHITLQELHARLDRVEIFNGFANRFLWLCVRRTKLIPFPEPLDSQQVRAFQKKLLSLLESSKVRSQMDFDPEAKTEWGNIYPLLAKERADLLGSVLNRSEAYVRRIALIYALLDGSDCVRLPHLKAALALWDYCEQSARFIFAGLESDSTCQKIMEALEESGGKLDTSGLYKFFGNHISKRKMTVALNNLLASKNIRVEELKPQGGGRPRKIFYLCEKS; from the coding sequence ATGCTCCTTATTGATATTAACGGCCTAGACGTTAGCAAGGCGGTTTTGGAATATGCCACTTTAGGTATTCCCGTCTTTCCATGCACAGGAAAGCGGCCTTGCGTTTCCGGTGGATTCAAGAGCGCGATTACTGATCCGAATCAAATCACCCAATGGTGGCAGCAATTCCCACAGGCAAATATCGGTAGCCCGACCGGAGCGAACAGTTTTGTTCTGGATATTGATCCTCCGCACGGAGAAGAGTCGCTTGCTTTGCTTGAAAGCCAGAACTCACCACTACCCGAGACACTGACCCAGCGAACCGGGAGTGGGGGACGGCATCTATTCTTCATACAGCCTGCTGATATTGAGATCCGCAACTCTGCCAGCAAGATCGGCAAGGGGCTCGATATCCGTGGAACTGGCGGTTATATCATCCTACCGCCATCGGTTCATGCTTCGGGTGATTCTTACCAATGGATAACCGAATGTTCTCCCGCTGAAGCTCCTGCTTGGCTGGTTGAGCTTATTCTTAATGGCTCAGCGTCCAACTCACAGACAAACCAAACTGCATACGTTCAATCTCTGCTGAAGGCCGAGACAGGGACTCGCAACGATTCGCTAAATAAGGCTGCTTTTCAAGTCGGGAGGGACATTGCTTCTGGTAAGGCGAATGGCGGGAATGTTGAAGCTATTGCTAAAGCAGCTTTACAAACTGGTTTGGGACCGAAGGAAGTTCAACGAACTCTTCAGAGCGGCGTGCAGGCCGGGAAGAAAGTTGTGGAAGAAAGCAATCCATATTCAGGGCTAACCACCTCTGCGTGGCCGATCCCGGATAAAGCCGCCTTTTACGGGTTTGCTGGTGAATTTGCGGAATTTGCTGTGGAGAAATCTGAAGCTGATCCTATTGCGGTTCTCGCTACTTTCCTGTGTCGGTTTGGTGTTGAGGTCGGGCAGTCTCCTCATATGTTTGCCGGAGAAAAGCAATACAGCAGGATTAATGCAGTGCTGGTCGGGCAGAGTTCAAAAGCGCGTAAAGGGACATCTTCCATTCCTATTAGGGAACTGTTCGCCTTCAATGAAAAGGAATGGATTCCGGCACAAACTTCTCAAGGACCGCTGTCCAGTGGTGAGGGCTTAATCCATGCCATACGTGACCCGGAGCTGAAATATCACGTGGATAAAAGTACCGGGGTTGGTGAGCAGATTACTATAGACCCCGGAGTTGAAGACAAGCGTCTTTTCATCCTTGACCAAGAATTTGCAGGGGCTCTGGCTTGTACAAAACGTGAAGGCAATACTCTTTCAACCATTGTCCGTACATTGTTTGATGGCGGAACCATCGAGCCGCTGACCAAAACAAGCAAGCTGGTGGCAACAGATCCCCATGTTGCCATTACGACCCACATTACCTTGCAGGAGCTGCACGCTCGACTTGATCGGGTTGAGATCTTCAATGGCTTTGCAAACCGTTTCCTATGGCTCTGCGTCCGCAGAACAAAATTGATCCCCTTCCCGGAACCTTTGGACAGTCAGCAGGTGAGAGCGTTTCAAAAGAAGCTCCTTTCATTGCTGGAGTCATCTAAAGTTCGTTCCCAGATGGATTTTGATCCTGAGGCTAAAACGGAATGGGGAAACATATATCCATTGCTGGCGAAAGAACGTGCTGACTTGCTCGGTTCTGTGCTGAACCGCTCTGAAGCTTATGTCCGGCGTATTGCGTTGATTTACGCCTTGCTTGATGGAAGTGACTGCGTTCGGCTCCCTCATCTGAAAGCGGCTCTTGCTCTTTGGGATTATTGTGAACAGTCGGCGCGGTTCATCTTTGCAGGACTGGAAAGTGATTCGACCTGTCAGAAAATTATGGAAGCTTTGGAGGAGTCCGGCGGAAAGCTGGATACTTCCGGGCTGTATAAATTTTTCGGGAATCACATTTCAAAGCGAAAGATGACCGTGGCCCTGAATAATCTCCTTGCCAGCAAAAACATCCGAGTTGAGGAGTTGAAGCCGCAAGGAGGAGGGCGACCACGAAAAATATTTTATTTATGCGAAAAAAGCTAA
- a CDS encoding PaaI family thioesterase, with amino-acid sequence MEIKTHESIDRSLCGEPVMVADGGSEVRMECLQCMAADASGLVHGGFIFGMADYAAMLSVNHPNVVLGAAEVRFMKPSRVGDVLVAKAKDTTPGERKHLVMVEVFCAEEIVFSGSFTCFVTKEHVLAG; translated from the coding sequence ATGGAAATCAAAACACATGAGAGCATAGACAGGTCGCTTTGCGGCGAACCGGTCATGGTCGCTGATGGAGGCTCCGAGGTTCGGATGGAATGTCTGCAATGCATGGCAGCCGATGCAAGCGGACTGGTTCACGGCGGATTCATTTTCGGCATGGCCGATTACGCGGCAATGCTGTCGGTCAACCATCCGAACGTGGTTCTTGGTGCGGCTGAAGTGCGGTTTATGAAGCCTTCACGCGTCGGGGATGTTCTTGTCGCCAAGGCAAAGGACACAACCCCGGGCGAACGGAAGCATTTGGTAATGGTCGAGGTTTTCTGTGCAGAAGAAATCGTTTTCAGCGGTTCCTTCACCTGTTTTGTCACCAAAGAACACGTTCTTGCCGGATAA
- a CDS encoding S8 family peptidase, which yields MQIKLEAARQATLERSESRTAFSLPTRQGTYLEFESAPGSDLITKSLENRGKNIRLLNVRTVNTGDNEDSPQIVTKATVFIPSGEEGYFVERVRQFVEEETSRGKPKNFNLLTSIENVQLALLESLWTDDVALIPNDDPVWCEVWLRGDTPEVVSDFRSLAARLNYPTQEGCLVFPERTVILVQVNQEGLTQLLESSDSLAEFRKAKETANFWIELENLDQSEWVENLEGRLSVSPDPSVAINILDTGVNNGHDLLAPVLQDTDKHAYSPDWGTDDHKGHGTLMSGLAAYGNLQQCLETDHAVTISHCLESVKILPPRGHNVPTLYGTITSQATSFVEIQAPDRTHIHCMAVTADDGRDKGKPSSWSAAIDALAAGLSIDQLVRGRDDSEIILGERRLYIVSAGNLEGQEEWQNYPDSNKNSSLLDPAQSWNALTVGAYTEKDYISDTNLTEYTTVAPSGSLSPYSTTSCMWENKWPNKPDIVMEGGNLIKAPDGFCSECEDTSLLSLSHLPRENQFDWINATSAATAQASWMAAQIQDTYPEAWPETVRALMVHSAIWPERMKSEFLDSQNRTDYARLLRVCGYGVPALDRALNCASNRLTLIAQSSLQPYDRAERGSRYRTKDMNIHELPWPKDVLESLGDTQITMRITLSYFIEPGPGEVGWKDKYRYASFALRFDLNSPLETKDQFRIRLSAAARDEDEVVETDSGSARWTIGSNGRSRGSISSDIWTGSAAELAACNLVGIYPVIGWWRERAWLGRWNQQARYSLVVSLHSPEQNIDQPIDIYTPVANQVGITTEVPIET from the coding sequence GTGCAAATTAAGCTTGAGGCCGCACGGCAAGCAACTTTAGAGCGATCAGAGAGTAGAACTGCATTCTCTCTTCCTACACGCCAAGGAACATATCTCGAATTTGAAAGTGCGCCCGGTTCTGATCTTATTACGAAGAGTTTGGAGAATAGAGGCAAGAACATCCGTTTACTGAATGTTCGTACAGTCAATACTGGTGATAATGAGGACTCCCCACAGATAGTAACAAAGGCAACTGTTTTTATACCATCAGGGGAGGAGGGCTATTTTGTCGAACGAGTTCGGCAGTTTGTAGAGGAAGAAACCTCACGTGGTAAGCCGAAAAACTTTAATCTGCTAACTAGTATTGAAAATGTCCAATTAGCTCTACTTGAGTCTCTCTGGACTGATGACGTTGCTTTAATCCCTAATGATGACCCTGTCTGGTGTGAGGTCTGGCTTCGCGGTGATACTCCGGAAGTTGTATCCGATTTTCGATCTCTTGCCGCTAGATTAAATTATCCAACCCAAGAAGGGTGTCTTGTCTTTCCTGAAAGGACTGTTATTCTTGTGCAGGTCAATCAGGAAGGGCTAACCCAATTGCTTGAGTCGTCAGACTCTTTGGCAGAATTCAGAAAAGCAAAAGAAACAGCTAATTTCTGGATAGAATTGGAGAATCTTGACCAGAGTGAATGGGTTGAGAATCTTGAAGGGAGACTCTCTGTCTCTCCTGATCCCAGTGTAGCCATAAATATCCTCGATACGGGTGTTAATAATGGGCATGATTTGCTTGCTCCTGTTTTACAGGATACGGATAAGCATGCCTATTCACCAGATTGGGGAACAGATGACCATAAGGGCCATGGGACTTTGATGAGTGGATTGGCTGCATATGGAAATCTCCAACAATGTCTTGAGACTGATCATGCCGTAACGATCTCACATTGCCTTGAGTCCGTTAAAATTTTGCCGCCACGTGGGCATAATGTCCCAACTTTATACGGCACGATTACTTCGCAAGCGACAAGTTTTGTAGAAATCCAAGCCCCAGATCGAACCCATATTCACTGTATGGCTGTAACTGCCGATGATGGAAGAGATAAGGGCAAACCTTCTTCTTGGTCTGCTGCAATTGATGCTCTTGCTGCTGGGCTTTCTATCGATCAATTAGTTCGTGGCAGAGATGACAGTGAAATTATTTTGGGTGAGCGTCGTTTATACATTGTTTCTGCGGGAAATCTTGAAGGACAGGAAGAATGGCAGAATTATCCCGATAGCAATAAAAATTCATCTCTTCTTGATCCTGCACAATCATGGAATGCACTTACAGTTGGGGCTTATACCGAAAAGGATTATATATCTGATACAAATTTAACTGAGTACACGACTGTAGCCCCTTCAGGAAGTCTGTCTCCGTATAGCACAACATCGTGCATGTGGGAAAATAAATGGCCCAACAAACCTGATATTGTGATGGAGGGGGGAAATTTAATTAAAGCCCCTGATGGATTTTGTTCTGAATGTGAGGATACTTCGCTACTGTCTTTAAGTCATTTGCCTAGGGAGAATCAATTCGATTGGATTAATGCAACAAGTGCGGCTACAGCACAGGCTTCTTGGATGGCAGCGCAGATCCAAGACACATATCCTGAAGCTTGGCCTGAGACAGTGCGTGCTTTGATGGTACATTCTGCTATTTGGCCAGAAAGAATGAAGAGCGAGTTCTTAGATTCGCAAAACAGAACAGATTACGCACGTCTTTTAAGAGTTTGCGGCTATGGCGTACCTGCTCTTGATAGAGCTTTGAACTGCGCTTCTAATCGACTTACATTAATTGCCCAAAGTTCATTACAGCCCTACGATAGAGCGGAAAGAGGATCAAGATACAGAACTAAAGATATGAACATTCATGAGTTGCCTTGGCCTAAAGATGTGCTTGAAAGTCTTGGTGATACTCAAATCACCATGCGTATAACGCTGTCATATTTTATAGAGCCTGGACCGGGGGAAGTTGGCTGGAAAGACAAATATAGATACGCCTCCTTTGCGCTAAGATTTGATTTAAACAGTCCTTTAGAAACAAAAGATCAATTTCGGATAAGACTCAGTGCCGCAGCACGAGACGAAGATGAAGTAGTTGAGACGGACAGCGGAAGTGCTCGCTGGACAATAGGTTCCAATGGTCGGTCGAGAGGATCTATTAGCTCTGATATTTGGACTGGCTCAGCCGCAGAATTGGCTGCTTGTAATCTTGTGGGGATTTATCCCGTAATCGGATGGTGGCGTGAAAGGGCATGGCTTGGTCGGTGGAACCAGCAAGCTCGATACTCCCTCGTTGTATCGCTTCATTCACCAGAGCAAAACATTGACCAGCCCATTGATATTTATACTCCTGTGGCAAATCAGGTCGGAATCACTACGGAAGTTCCTATTGAGACTTAA
- a CDS encoding MobC family plasmid mobilization relaxosome protein, with protein MTDAKKTEKLSMRVSSKDKELILAMAAESGMSMADFVRVRLGQTRLRRSRIEREKLLHLARIGNNLNQIARWANTHKNSADALLILAELASIEQELKCI; from the coding sequence ATGACTGACGCCAAAAAAACTGAAAAATTATCCATGCGAGTTAGTTCGAAGGACAAAGAGTTAATTCTCGCTATGGCTGCTGAAAGTGGAATGAGCATGGCTGATTTTGTGCGCGTGCGGTTGGGGCAGACCAGATTGCGCCGCAGCAGAATAGAAAGAGAGAAGCTGCTCCACTTGGCGCGTATCGGAAACAATCTGAACCAAATTGCACGCTGGGCGAATACGCACAAGAACAGCGCGGACGCTCTGCTGATCCTTGCCGAGCTGGCCTCCATCGAGCAGGAGCTGAAATGTATATGA
- a CDS encoding lipoate--protein ligase, with amino-acid sequence MRYIYNQSTDPAFNLAAEEWLLGNDSNEIFMLWRNEPAVIVGRNQNTLAEIDESFTRKRGIPVIRRLSGGGAVFHDLGNINFTFIQNATPSGGLDFQKFTAPIQAALGHMGVECAFSGRNDLLIEGKKFSGNAQHFHGGRVLHHGTLLFSSKMADLSGALRVDPEKYRDKAVRSVRSRVTNISSHLPVPMEVPEFIERLMDYVSGSAAGEDMSLSREEADSIGSLANERYRTWEWNFGSSPAYNFEKRTRTPGGLLDVCMFVKKGHIQTVRLFGDYFGVRDINQLEGLIVGSKHRRSALEECLADVVLEEYIKDVNLPVFLDCLF; translated from the coding sequence ATGCGGTATATATATAACCAGTCCACGGACCCGGCTTTCAATCTGGCCGCGGAAGAGTGGCTGCTTGGCAACGACAGTAATGAGATTTTCATGCTCTGGCGGAACGAACCTGCTGTTATTGTCGGCAGGAATCAGAACACCCTTGCCGAGATTGACGAATCCTTCACCCGTAAGCGCGGAATACCGGTAATCCGCAGGTTAAGCGGGGGAGGGGCTGTTTTTCACGATCTGGGCAACATCAATTTTACATTTATTCAGAATGCCACTCCGTCCGGCGGTCTTGATTTCCAGAAATTCACCGCCCCCATACAGGCTGCTCTGGGGCATATGGGCGTGGAGTGTGCCTTCAGCGGGCGGAATGATCTGCTGATAGAAGGGAAGAAGTTCTCCGGAAACGCACAGCACTTCCACGGAGGAAGAGTCCTTCACCACGGAACACTGCTTTTTTCATCTAAAATGGCCGACCTCTCCGGCGCCCTGCGTGTTGATCCGGAAAAATATCGCGACAAGGCCGTCCGAAGCGTTCGCTCGCGGGTAACGAATATTTCCAGCCACCTGCCCGTGCCGATGGAAGTTCCGGAATTCATAGAAAGGCTGATGGATTATGTCTCCGGCAGCGCGGCAGGGGAGGACATGTCCCTGAGCCGTGAGGAGGCGGATAGCATAGGAAGCCTGGCTAATGAGCGTTACCGCACCTGGGAATGGAATTTCGGTTCCTCACCGGCTTATAATTTCGAAAAACGCACCCGTACTCCCGGTGGCCTGCTGGACGTGTGCATGTTCGTAAAAAAAGGTCATATCCAGACAGTTCGGCTCTTCGGCGATTATTTCGGGGTTCGGGATATCAACCAGCTTGAAGGATTGATCGTCGGCAGCAAGCATCGTCGCAGTGCTCTGGAGGAGTGTCTGGCCGATGTTGTTTTGGAGGAATACATAAAGGATGTGAACCTGCCGGTCTTTCTGGATTGCCTGTTCTGA
- a CDS encoding carboxymuconolactone decarboxylase family protein, producing the protein MDAAEKAADTLAKMTQRAGKVFPNYLAFTKEISEYGPIDHKTQELIHVACSMMSQCEMCISLHIQGAASHGASKEEIMQAAMLAISMGGSPKVMYMHYVFDELDDLFD; encoded by the coding sequence ATGGATGCAGCGGAAAAAGCGGCAGATACCCTTGCCAAAATGACACAAAGGGCCGGGAAGGTCTTCCCCAACTATCTTGCCTTCACCAAGGAAATAAGTGAATACGGACCGATCGATCATAAAACGCAGGAACTGATTCACGTTGCCTGCTCCATGATGTCCCAATGCGAAATGTGCATTTCCCTCCATATTCAGGGAGCGGCAAGCCATGGCGCAAGCAAGGAAGAGATCATGCAGGCCGCCATGCTGGCCATATCCATGGGCGGATCGCCTAAGGTTATGTACATGCACTACGTCTTCGATGAACTGGACGACCTGTTCGATTAA
- a CDS encoding ATP-binding protein, with the protein MATAEQIKSLIRSHVDEDRDRFLTIALQVAAHEARKGHSAIANDIKSLVDKAKSSTQKVIPFNRDFNDLVLGSTPHTRLSDIILEKSKIERIERVVLEYHKQDQLKKHGMTNRRKILLAGPPGTGKTMTSSVLAGELKLPLYTILMDKLVTKFMGETSAKLRQIFDIISSQRGVYLFDEFDAIGAERGRENDVGEMRRVLNSFLQLIEQDNSDSLIVAATNNANILDQALFRRFDDVLYYDLPSEDEAFQLVKNRLANFKPARLILSSIGDAVRGLSHAEVVQACDDSIKHAILSDKSKVTVGILKNMLQERKSAYGKSN; encoded by the coding sequence ATGGCTACAGCAGAACAAATTAAATCCCTGATCAGGTCGCATGTCGATGAAGATAGGGACAGATTTTTAACTATAGCCCTTCAGGTTGCAGCTCATGAGGCCAGAAAGGGGCACTCCGCTATAGCCAACGATATAAAAAGTTTAGTTGATAAAGCAAAGTCCTCCACTCAAAAAGTAATACCTTTTAATCGTGATTTTAATGATCTTGTTTTGGGGTCAACTCCTCACACTCGACTTTCAGATATAATTCTTGAAAAAAGTAAAATCGAAAGAATCGAGAGAGTTGTTCTTGAGTACCATAAACAGGATCAGCTAAAAAAGCACGGTATGACAAACCGCCGAAAAATCCTTCTCGCAGGTCCTCCCGGCACAGGTAAAACTATGACCTCTTCAGTTCTGGCTGGAGAGTTGAAACTGCCGCTGTATACCATTTTGATGGACAAATTGGTCACAAAATTTATGGGTGAGACTAGTGCCAAGTTGCGTCAAATTTTCGATATAATTTCATCACAAAGAGGGGTTTATCTTTTTGATGAATTTGATGCCATTGGGGCCGAACGGGGGCGGGAAAATGATGTCGGTGAAATGCGGCGCGTTCTAAATTCATTTTTACAGCTAATTGAGCAAGATAATTCAGATAGTTTGATTGTTGCCGCAACGAACAATGCTAATATTTTAGACCAAGCTCTTTTTAGACGTTTTGACGACGTCCTTTACTATGACTTACCTTCTGAAGATGAAGCTTTTCAGTTAGTCAAAAATCGCTTGGCGAACTTCAAGCCTGCCCGATTAATCTTATCCTCAATAGGTGATGCTGTACGGGGGTTAAGTCATGCGGAAGTTGTTCAGGCTTGCGATGATTCAATAAAGCATGCTATATTATCCGATAAGAGTAAGGTTACAGTTGGAATTCTGAAAAATATGCTTCAAGAGCGCAAGTCAGCTTACGGAAAATCGAATTAA
- a CDS encoding DUF6506 family protein, translated as MSSPLKAAFIFVAPGGDPKQHRNWVLTEGVELLAVAVSNYAQAAELAKDLVENEGIAAIELCGGFGAAGTAMVAAAVDVPVGVVRFDVHPGLNNVSGDTLFG; from the coding sequence ATGAGCAGTCCTCTTAAAGCCGCATTTATATTCGTCGCCCCCGGCGGAGACCCCAAACAGCACCGTAACTGGGTTCTCACCGAAGGTGTGGAACTGCTGGCCGTGGCCGTGAGCAACTATGCCCAGGCCGCAGAACTGGCCAAGGATCTGGTTGAAAATGAAGGAATTGCCGCCATTGAGCTTTGCGGCGGATTCGGAGCGGCAGGCACCGCCATGGTTGCCGCTGCCGTAGACGTTCCGGTAGGCGTGGTACGCTTTGACGTGCACCCCGGCCTGAACAACGTTAGCGGAGACACCCTCTTCGGATAA